The following DNA comes from Haloarchaeobius salinus.
CTTGTCGAACAGCGTCACCTCGGTCGGTGTGTCGCGGCAGGCATCCGCCACGCCGACACCGGCGGCGCCGGCCCCGACGACGGCGATGTGTCTGGTCATCATCCGAGGCTGGGGACCACGCCCCCATAGTCCCCGCGCCGGATTCGTTGGGTGACGGCGGCTCAGCTGGGGTGTTCTGCTGGCGAACAGGCGACGCGGCAGCTATGGCGTCACGCGACGGTGCGTCGCACACCGGCCTCGGCCGTCGCGCGTCCGGTCGTCAGAACACGCCGGTGCTGGCCGCGGCTTCGTACAAGAAGGGTGGGTCAGTTCGTCGTGACGAGCTCGACGACCTCGCGGTGTTCGAGTTCGGTGTCGCCCCCCATCTGCCGCTTGGTCCGGCAGTTGAGGCCGTGGAGCAGGCCGTCGCCGATGTCGGAGTGGAGGTGGTACGCGAAGTCGCTGGTCGTCGAGCCGCCGGGGAGGAGGAAGCAGTCGCGCATCACGCGGCCCTGCTCGTCGCCCATGGCCTCCGCGCCGCCGGGGAAGACGGCGATGACGCCGAGTTCGTCGAACAGCGCGGCCTCGATTGCCTGCTGGACGCCCGTCCCGCCGTACTCGGTGACGAACTCGCGGATCTGTTCGAGCCCCTGCTCCTGCTCGTCGGAGACGTCGGCGACGATTTCGAAGTCGTCGTCGCCGGCGTGGTAGTCAACAACGCCCTGCTCTGCCGCGTTCTTCAGTGCCTTCTCGGCGTGGGCGCTGACGGGGACGAACTGGAGGTGGTCGTAGTCGGGGTCGTCGGTGATCTCGTCCCAGTTCTCCTGCGCCGCTGGGGTGTCCATCTTGTTCGCGGCGACGACCATCGGCTTCGTGCGCTTTCGGATCTCGCGGGCGAGCGCGTCGCGGTCGGCTTCGTCCCACGTGTCGGGGTCGAGTTCGAGGTCGAGTGCGAGGATTATCTGCTTGATCTCGTCCTTGTTCGTGCCGAAGGCGGACATCTGGTCGGCGAGCTCGATCTCGATGGAGTGGTCGTCCTCCGCCTGATAGCGGTTCTGGAACTTCTCGATGCCCGTCTCGAGGATGCCGACGTACCACTGGTCGAGCTCGTTCTCCAGGAAGTCGATGTCCTCGCGGGGATCGTGGTCCTCGGTGGGCTCGCCCTCGAGGTCGGTCTCGCCGGAGAAGTCGACGACGTGGACGAGCACGTCCGTCTCGTTCAGGTCGGTGAGGAACTGGTTGCCCAGCCCGCGACCCTCGTGCGCGCCGGGGACGAGGCCGGCCACGTCGACGAGTTTGGTGGGGACGTACCGTGTCCCCTCGCGGCAGTAGCCCGTGTCCGGTGTGCAGTGCTCGTCGAACTCCGGGGCGGCGCAGTCCACCCGGACGTACGCCTCGCCGATGGAGGGGTCGATGGTCGTGAAGGGGTACGCACCCTCGGGAACGTCGTTCATCGTTGCCGCGTTGAAGAACGTCGACTTGCCCACCGAGGGCTTGCCGACGAGACCGATGTTGTAGCTCATTGACCTATCGAACGTCACCGGTCGGCATAAGGCTTGAAATACGCGTTCGCGGTGGTTGTGAGTGTCTCGCACGGCTACTGGTGGAGTCAGTACCCTGCGGGAACGCCGGAGGGGAGTTTACAATAACCGTAAACTTCGACGACCATGGCACCTTTGCCGGTCCCACACCTACACTCATCCATGAGCGACAGTCCACAGGAACCGAAGACGGACGTCCCAGAGTCCGACGCGGAGTGGCGCGAGCGCCTCGACGACGAGGAGTACGAGATCCTCCGGAACCAGGGTACCGAGGCGCGCTTCTCCGGGGAGTACGTCGACCACTTCGAGGACGGCACGTACCGTTGCAAGGGCTGCGGCGAGGTGCTGTTCGACGCCGACACGAAGTTCGACCACGGCTGCGGCTGGCCGTCCTTCTACGCCGCGGAGAACGGCAAAATCGAGCAGCGCGAGGACCTGAGCCACGGGATGCGTCGCATCGAGGTCGTCTGTGCGAACTGCGAGAGCCACCTCGGGCACGTGTTCGACGACGGCCCTGCGCCGACCGGCGAGCGGTTCTGCATCAACTCGGTGGCGCTGGAGTTCGACGGCGAGGAGTAGTTCGTTCAGTTTTCGCCGTCTCGGAGCACGTCGAGTACCTGCTGGCGCTCGGGCACCGCTGTCTGCACACCCTCCATCGTGGTCGAGAGTGCGGCGGCGATCGTCGCCAGTTGGACCGCCCGGCGAAGCCCGGAGCCCTCGCCGAGTTCCGCCGCGAGGTAGCCCGCGAACACGTCACCCGCACCGGTCGTATCGACGGGGTCGACGGCCGGCGAGTCGACGCGGAACTCGTCGTCGCCGTCCTCGACGACGACACCGTTCTCGCCGAGCGTCCGGACGACCGTGCCGTCGAAGGCGTCGAGTGCGTCGGAAAGGGCGGCCGCCTCGCCCTCGTTCGGGGTCACCACGTCGACGGCGTCGTGCGAGAGGACGGCGCCGGCACCGTCGGCAGGCGCGGGGTCGTAGACGACCGTCGGCCGCCGCCCGGTACCCGACACCTCGTCCAGCGCCGCGAGTGTCGCCTCGGCCCGTAGTTCGTTCTGGAGGAGCAGGCAGTCCGCGTCTCGCAGGTGATCCCCGTGCCGACGGGCGTACGCTGGCGTCACCCTCCCGTTCGCGCCGGCGACGATGGCGATGTGGTTCTCGCCCGTCTCGTCGACGACGATGGCGGCGTAGCCCGTCGGTCCGTCCACGCGTTCGAGGCCGTCGACCGCCACGCCGCGCTCGGCGAGCGTCTCCACGACCGCGTGCTCGTCCTCGTCGTCGCCGACGCAGCCGAGGAGGCTCGCGTCCGCCTCGGCCGCTGCCGCGGCGACGGCCTGGTTCGCGCCCTTCCCGCCGAGGAACGTCTCCGTGAGGTCGTCGCGGACAGCGGCGGGCACCGCGTCGACGCGCACCGTCTCGCCCGCGTCGGGGAACCAGCCGTGGGCGTCGGCGAGGGCTGCGATTCGGTCGCGCGAGATGTAGCCGACGTGGTCGACGTTGATGCTCCCGAAGCTGACGACCCTGGACATGGTCGCATCGAGGCACGGGTGGGCAAAGACGGTTCGGCCCCGTCCGTCCACGTTGCCACGTCCGGACGAACTAAGCCCCGGCGCGGCAGACACCCGCCCATGACCCGTCGCATCATCGTGGACACGGACACCGCGGGAGACGACACACAGGCCATCCTGCTGGGCGCGCTCTCCGACGCCGTCGAGCTGGAGCTGCTGACCATCGTCGCCGGCAACGTCGAGTTCGACTACCAGGTCGAGAACGCGAAGTACACGCTCGAACTGGCGGGCGTCGCCGACGAGGTGCCGGTGTACGAGGGCGCGCGCCGGCCGCTGGTCAAGGAGTTCGAGCACGTCGACCACGTCCACGGCGCGGGCGGCCTCGGCGGCGACCTGTTCCCTGACACCGGCATCGAATCGGCCGACGGCTACGGGCCGGACGCCATCGTCGAGGCGGTCCGGGAGTCGCCGGGCGAGCTGACGCTGGTCTGCATCGGCCCGCTGACGAACATCGCGCTCGCGCTCCGCCGCGAACCCCGCCTTGGCGAGCTCGTGGAGGAGGTCGTCGTGATGGGTGGCGCGGTGAACACGCTCGGGAACGACACGCCCTCCGCGGAGTTCAACTTCTGGGTCGACCCCGACGCCGCGAAGGTCGTACTGCGCGAGCTGGACGTGACGCTCCTCGACTGGGGACTGACGATGCGCCAGGCGACCCTCGAGTCCGACGAACTCGCGCCGATCGAGGACGCCGACACGCCCTACGCCGACTTCTTCACCGAGATCACGGCCCACCTCCGCGAGTTCAGCGAGGAGCGGTTCGGCTCGGACGCGACCACGCAGCCGGATTCGCTCGCGATGGCGACGGTCATCGAACCCGACCTCGTCGAAGAGGCACCACGGTACCACGTCGACGTGGACGAGCGCGAGGGACTCACCCGTGGCTACAGCATGGTCGACGAGCTCGGCATCACCGAGGGCGAGGCCCGCACCCGGGTCGTCGAGACCATCGACGAGGCGCGCTTCAAGACCATCTTCACCGATATGCTGCTGCACGGCGACCCCGACCGGTCGCGGTGAGCGGTCGGGTGCCGACCGGCCGAGCCGACGTCAGCGTGGTCGCAACCGCAGGCTGATCCCGTCGGGGTCGGCCACCTCGATGCCGTCGCCCTCGTCGGGCTGGTGGACCGCCACGTCGGCGTCGCGCAGCGCGGCCTCGGCGGCGTCGAGCGCAGCTCCGTCCGGGAGGAGGAGTTCGAACCAGCGCAGCCCACGGCCCTCCGGCGGCTCACGCCGGCTGTTCCACGTGTTCAGCCCGATGTGGTGGTGGTAGTCGCCGGCGGCGAGGAACAGCGCGGCGTCGGCGTACCGCTGTCTGACGTTCAGTCCGAGCGTGTCGACGTAGAACCCCTCGGCTGCAGGAAGGTCGCTCACCTCCAGGTGGACGTGCCCGACCGTGGTCTCGTCGTGGGTGCCCGCCCTCCCGCACGCGAGGCCGGCGATGGAGTCGACGTCGAGCGGGTCGACGCCCATCTGGACGCCGCCGTCGTCGGTCACCGGCCAGTCCGCCCGCGGCCGGTCCCGGTACAGCTCGACGCCGTTCCCCTCGGGATCTGTCAGGTACAGCGCCTCGCTCACGCCGTGGTCCGAGGCCCCGGTGAGCCGCCAGCGTTCGCGGACCCGGCGGAGCACGTCGCCGAGCGCGCCGCGCGAGGGGAACAGGAAGGCGACGTGGTACAGCCCGGTCTCGGTCGGTGCACGTTCGGGTGCGTCGGGCTCCGCCCGGAGCTCCAGTAGCGCCTCACGTGGCGTGCCGAGGGTCGCCCGGTCGGCGTCGCTGGCGGTGACGTCGAGGCCGACCACGTCCCGGTAGAAGTCGACCTGTCGGTCGAGGTCGGTCACGCCGAGCGCGACGCGACCCGGGGTGGTGTCGGGCGGGAGACGGGTGTCGGCGTCGCTCATCCGCACACGATGGTCGGCCAGGAACAAAAGGACTCCTGCCGGTCGGTGGACAGGTGGTGTTCGCAGGCTGGCCGGGGGACCGGTCGTAGCTGGCCGACCGATTAAAAAACGGCGTCCGCCGATGCCCCGCCACGGGGTCGGGGCGGGTTGTCCGACTACAGCGCGTCGACGATGTTCAGGTAGCCGCTCCCGTAGTACTCCTTCCCGTAGCCGTCGGGCACGTCTGCGGCTTGCTTGAGCGCGGCCTCGACCTGGTTGGCGTTGTAGTTCGGGTTCGCGCTCTTGACCAGCGCGGCCGCCCCGGCGACGTTCGGCGCGGCCATCGAGGTGCCGGCCTTCCAGCCGTAGCCGGGGACCTGCGTGTCGGGCTCGCCGTCACCGTCGGTGTCCTCGTAGGTGAACACTGTGTTGAACACGAGGTCGTACGCATACGCCGGAACGCCATCGACCGGGTCGGTGAGGGAGGTGTCGGCGTCGCCACCTGGCGCGCCGAGCGTGATTGCATTCGTCCCGTAGTTGGTGTAGAACGCAGGGCTCTCGGGCGGACTCTCCGTCACATCGGGGTCGAACGAGAGCCCGTACCCGATTGGACCGGTGGCCGACACCGAGAGCGCCTGCGCGCCCTCGTTCGGCAGGCTGATGAAGTTCTTGTCGTGCTGGAGGTCGGCGCTGTCGTTGCCGGCCGCGATGACGAGCAGGGTCCCCTCCCTGTTCGCGTACGTCATCGCGCTGTTGAGGACCTTGCCGTAGAACTGGCCGTTCGCCTGCCGTGGAACCGGGTACGCACCCAGCGAGAGGTTCGCCACGTCCGCACCGACGTTCGCACTGTAGACCACGGCGGCGAGGATGTCGGCGAACGATGCCCCGCCCTCAGCGGAGAACACGCGGCAGTCCACGAGGTCGGTCTTCGGTGCGGTGCCGTTGACGCCGAGACCGCCGCCGTTGTCCGCCGCGACGATGCCCGCGACGTGGGTGCCGTGGTCGCCACCCCCGACCGGGTTGTGGTCGCCCCCGTCGTCGGTGAAGTTCCGCGAGAGGTCGAGGTTCAGCGGCCCCGCCAGGTCCGGGTGCGTCTCCAGCACGCCGGAGTCGATGACGGCGACCCGCGTGCCCTCGCCCTCGGTCGTCTCGTGTGCCTCGGGAACGTTCAGGTCGGCCTTGTCCCACTGCAGGGAGTCACCAGGCTGTCCCTCGTAGTCCGAGGCGTCGAACGTCGGGACCTCCGCGTTCGGCTCCGGCTCGTTCAGTTCGAGCTCGATGTCAGGTGCGAACTCCTTGACGCCGTTCGACGACCGCAGCGCCCCCTCGTCGCCGGTGACGACGGCGAGCTTGATCCCCGGCATCTCGTGGACCACCTCGACGCCGTTCGGTAGCCCTCGACCCTTCGTTCGGACGATGAACCGGTCCGTCGATGTCGCCGCCGTGACCGTGGTTCCGACCGCGATTCCCCCGAGCAGTGCCCCGCTTACCTTGATAACGTCTCTTCTGGTACTGTGTACCATGTTACTACCTGGCGAGTAATCGGCCATAAAACTTATCTAATGAAACGAACGCCGACGCTTTTTCACTCCGGAGTCCCGGTAATCGCCAGCCGTCTCGCTTTTCGAATCGGTCCTGGCGGCGTTCGGGTCGGCGGTCACCCGAAAGCCGGTGCTCTCGCCGCTCACCGGTCCGAGGCAATTGACTGGGCTCCGCTCGGATCGCTCGGTGGACCGGGCGGCCGGTCGCTCATCACCGGCAGCGTCGGTACTCGCTGGGGCTCGTGGCGATTCGATGCCACGGTCCTCGAGGGCGGCCAGCGTGTGCTCGGTCACGTCCCTCGCCGGATGGTCAGTATGGAGCTCGGCCTCGACGATGTGCCGGTCGCCGCCACGTCCCCGTCGCTTGCGATGTAGAAATCCGCCACGATAGGCATTTCTCCGGTCCCAGGCAGGCCGAAGCACCCGAGCTGCTCGCCGGAACGTATGGGTGGGAGAATATCGCCCGTTTCGGTGGGCGGTTCAGACGCCGCCGTGCATCGACTCGTTCTCGTCGTCGGCGAGGTTCCTGCAGCGACTGGTGTCGGTGCTGCTGAACTGCCGCTGACACTGGGCGATCCAGGAGACGTCGGTGGGCGGCGACTCGCGGTCGGGGCCGGTCTCCGGTTCGGGGTTGGGGACGTCGGTCGATTCCTCGATGCGCGGACTCGTGCTGGCGGCGTCGGGCGTGGCGTCGGTGCGTGTGCTCATGTGGTGCGTCGTCTGGGTGGTGTGGTGCTCGTCTGCTGTCGATTCGGTGTCGGGCGGCCCGCGCGTGCTGCGAGTACGTGACTCATCGTATCCCTACCTCTGCACCAATCTATCATAAATGTTCATGTTGGTGTCGTGCTTGCCTGGAGTGGTGTTCCGACCCGGTGGGCCCCACGGGATGAGCGACGCGCAAGGCAATTATACTCAGCCAACTTATGCTTCTTGAAGCGAATCATGTCGACGAACAACGGGACTGACGATGGGGGACGGGACGACGAGGGCGGGGACGAAGAGATGGAGAGCGTGGAAGTCGACGACGAGCGACGACGA
Coding sequences within:
- the msrB gene encoding peptide-methionine (R)-S-oxide reductase MsrB, coding for MSDSPQEPKTDVPESDAEWRERLDDEEYEILRNQGTEARFSGEYVDHFEDGTYRCKGCGEVLFDADTKFDHGCGWPSFYAAENGKIEQREDLSHGMRRIEVVCANCESHLGHVFDDGPAPTGERFCINSVALEFDGEE
- a CDS encoding nucleoside hydrolase, with translation MTRRIIVDTDTAGDDTQAILLGALSDAVELELLTIVAGNVEFDYQVENAKYTLELAGVADEVPVYEGARRPLVKEFEHVDHVHGAGGLGGDLFPDTGIESADGYGPDAIVEAVRESPGELTLVCIGPLTNIALALRREPRLGELVEEVVVMGGAVNTLGNDTPSAEFNFWVDPDAAKVVLRELDVTLLDWGLTMRQATLESDELAPIEDADTPYADFFTEITAHLREFSEERFGSDATTQPDSLAMATVIEPDLVEEAPRYHVDVDEREGLTRGYSMVDELGITEGEARTRVVETIDEARFKTIFTDMLLHGDPDRSR
- a CDS encoding PfkB family carbohydrate kinase gives rise to the protein MSRVVSFGSINVDHVGYISRDRIAALADAHGWFPDAGETVRVDAVPAAVRDDLTETFLGGKGANQAVAAAAAEADASLLGCVGDDEDEHAVVETLAERGVAVDGLERVDGPTGYAAIVVDETGENHIAIVAGANGRVTPAYARRHGDHLRDADCLLLQNELRAEATLAALDEVSGTGRRPTVVYDPAPADGAGAVLSHDAVDVVTPNEGEAAALSDALDAFDGTVVRTLGENGVVVEDGDDEFRVDSPAVDPVDTTGAGDVFAGYLAAELGEGSGLRRAVQLATIAAALSTTMEGVQTAVPERQQVLDVLRDGEN
- a CDS encoding VOC family protein, yielding MSDADTRLPPDTTPGRVALGVTDLDRQVDFYRDVVGLDVTASDADRATLGTPREALLELRAEPDAPERAPTETGLYHVAFLFPSRGALGDVLRRVRERWRLTGASDHGVSEALYLTDPEGNGVELYRDRPRADWPVTDDGGVQMGVDPLDVDSIAGLACGRAGTHDETTVGHVHLEVSDLPAAEGFYVDTLGLNVRQRYADAALFLAAGDYHHHIGLNTWNSRREPPEGRGLRWFELLLPDGAALDAAEAALRDADVAVHQPDEGDGIEVADPDGISLRLRPR
- a CDS encoding S8 family serine peptidase, producing the protein MVHSTRRDVIKVSGALLGGIAVGTTVTAATSTDRFIVRTKGRGLPNGVEVVHEMPGIKLAVVTGDEGALRSSNGVKEFAPDIELELNEPEPNAEVPTFDASDYEGQPGDSLQWDKADLNVPEAHETTEGEGTRVAVIDSGVLETHPDLAGPLNLDLSRNFTDDGGDHNPVGGGDHGTHVAGIVAADNGGGLGVNGTAPKTDLVDCRVFSAEGGASFADILAAVVYSANVGADVANLSLGAYPVPRQANGQFYGKVLNSAMTYANREGTLLVIAAGNDSADLQHDKNFISLPNEGAQALSVSATGPIGYGLSFDPDVTESPPESPAFYTNYGTNAITLGAPGGDADTSLTDPVDGVPAYAYDLVFNTVFTYEDTDGDGEPDTQVPGYGWKAGTSMAAPNVAGAAALVKSANPNYNANQVEAALKQAADVPDGYGKEYYGSGYLNIVDAL
- a CDS encoding redox-regulated ATPase YchF; translated protein: MSYNIGLVGKPSVGKSTFFNAATMNDVPEGAYPFTTIDPSIGEAYVRVDCAAPEFDEHCTPDTGYCREGTRYVPTKLVDVAGLVPGAHEGRGLGNQFLTDLNETDVLVHVVDFSGETDLEGEPTEDHDPREDIDFLENELDQWYVGILETGIEKFQNRYQAEDDHSIEIELADQMSAFGTNKDEIKQIILALDLELDPDTWDEADRDALAREIRKRTKPMVVAANKMDTPAAQENWDEITDDPDYDHLQFVPVSAHAEKALKNAAEQGVVDYHAGDDDFEIVADVSDEQEQGLEQIREFVTEYGGTGVQQAIEAALFDELGVIAVFPGGAEAMGDEQGRVMRDCFLLPGGSTTSDFAYHLHSDIGDGLLHGLNCRTKRQMGGDTELEHREVVELVTTN